From the genome of Campylobacter concisus, one region includes:
- a CDS encoding carboxymuconolactone decarboxylase family protein encodes MTLTYNAKKIYEIWFGSKSELEESNASFLEDYLNFLGDISEVINIDEKTRLSVIIASLCVSKGAKSSFKSFVRAALNVGISAKEIREILYQAVPYAGLGKVEDYIFLADEIFNERYIEPENMPKKSREGRGERGLEIQRKLFPAVDKFIASMPNDQKHIMEFLSQNCFGDFYARDGLSLELRELLTFVYITTLGFAKPQLLGHIAANFGIGNDRAKLISVVTTLIPFIGYPSALNALSAINEISSSKN; translated from the coding sequence ATGACACTAACTTACAATGCAAAGAAAATTTATGAAATTTGGTTTGGTTCAAAAAGTGAGCTTGAAGAGAGCAATGCTAGCTTTTTAGAGGATTATTTAAATTTTTTAGGCGATATTAGTGAAGTGATAAATATTGATGAAAAAACAAGACTTTCGGTTATCATCGCCTCTCTTTGCGTGAGCAAAGGTGCAAAAAGCTCATTTAAAAGCTTCGTTAGGGCTGCTTTAAATGTAGGCATATCAGCAAAAGAGATAAGAGAAATTTTATATCAAGCAGTGCCTTATGCTGGGCTTGGCAAGGTAGAAGATTATATATTTTTAGCTGATGAAATTTTTAATGAGCGCTATATAGAGCCTGAAAATATGCCTAAAAAATCAAGAGAGGGCAGAGGCGAAAGAGGCCTTGAGATACAAAGAAAACTCTTCCCAGCGGTTGATAAATTTATCGCATCAATGCCAAATGATCAAAAACATATAATGGAATTTTTATCGCAAAACTGCTTTGGCGATTTTTATGCAAGAGATGGGCTTAGTTTAGAGCTTAGGGAGCTTTTGACATTTGTCTATATCACGACTCTTGGCTTTGCAAAGCCACAGCTTTTAGGGCACATTGCTGCAAATTTTGGCATCGGCAACGATAGAGCTAAGCTAATAAGTGTTGTTACAACTCTTATACCATTTATAGGCTATCCGAGTGCTTTAAATGCATTATCAGCAATAAATGAGATAAGTTCTAGTAAAAATTAA
- a CDS encoding thiol:disulfide interchange protein DsbA/DsbL, whose protein sequence is MSFLSKFSKAIFAVAVAGAISASAFSEGEDYVKLEKQLSAGQNTLVKIFSYACPFCYKYDKSVTPKVVEKIPGLKYEPFHLKTKGDYGEVASKVFAVLIVMDEAKGVSLFDENSLFKKAKFAYYKAYHDKKERWSDGKDAEGFLKTGLDAAGVSKVDYEKELANPKVTELLKKWDESYDVAKIQGVPAFVVNGKYLIMTKSISSLDGMAALIEELLKK, encoded by the coding sequence ATGAGTTTTCTATCTAAATTTAGCAAGGCTATCTTTGCTGTTGCAGTTGCTGGAGCGATTAGTGCTAGTGCGTTTAGCGAGGGAGAGGACTACGTCAAGCTTGAAAAGCAACTAAGCGCGGGACAAAATACGCTAGTTAAAATTTTTAGCTATGCTTGCCCATTTTGCTACAAATACGACAAGAGCGTCACTCCAAAGGTAGTTGAGAAAATTCCTGGACTAAAATACGAGCCATTTCATCTAAAGACAAAGGGCGATTATGGCGAGGTTGCGAGCAAGGTTTTTGCCGTGCTTATCGTTATGGACGAGGCAAAAGGTGTCAGCTTATTTGATGAAAATTCGCTATTTAAAAAGGCTAAATTTGCCTACTACAAGGCTTATCACGACAAAAAAGAGCGCTGGAGCGATGGTAAAGACGCTGAGGGCTTTTTAAAGACTGGACTTGATGCTGCTGGCGTTAGTAAAGTAGACTACGAAAAAGAGCTAGCTAATCCAAAAGTGACCGAGCTGCTTAAAAAGTGGGACGAGAGCTATGACGTGGCCAAAATTCAAGGCGTGCCAGCATTTGTCGTAAATGGCAAATACCTCATCATGACAAAATCAATTAGCTCACTTGACGGTATGGCAGCACTCATCGAAGAGCTTCTTAAAAAATAA
- the dsbI gene encoding protein-disulfide oxidoreductase DsbI translates to MSFFKKMAKFQDSRISWAVLVFVSVALVVIAHSLFQNYAYMPPCEQCVYIRFAFLCMALGGVIAMINPKNLLFALIGYVFAFWGAVQGIMYSVKLAKIHDAVHGDDPFGVQGCSTEPHYPFGLPLEKWAPDWFMPTGDCGYDSPMVPDGVMLSDLQKSIVDLYADGWYLVPSSKFMSMADCTLLGFGVCFVVLALMLVSKLLSFLK, encoded by the coding sequence ATGAGCTTTTTTAAAAAAATGGCTAAATTTCAAGACTCACGCATCTCTTGGGCGGTGCTAGTCTTTGTAAGCGTTGCACTTGTCGTTATCGCGCACTCGCTCTTTCAAAACTACGCCTATATGCCTCCTTGCGAGCAGTGCGTCTATATACGTTTTGCATTTTTATGTATGGCACTTGGCGGCGTGATCGCTATGATAAATCCTAAAAATTTACTATTTGCTCTAATTGGCTACGTCTTTGCCTTTTGGGGAGCGGTGCAGGGCATAATGTATAGCGTAAAGCTAGCTAAAATCCACGATGCGGTGCATGGCGATGATCCTTTTGGCGTGCAGGGCTGCTCTACTGAGCCACACTATCCATTTGGTTTGCCGCTTGAAAAGTGGGCGCCTGACTGGTTTATGCCAACAGGCGACTGCGGATATGATAGCCCTATGGTGCCTGATGGCGTGATGCTAAGCGATTTGCAAAAGAGCATAGTTGATCTTTATGCGGACGGCTGGTATCTTGTGCCATCATCTAAATTTATGTCGATGGCTGATTGCACGCTGCTTGGATTTGGTGTTTGTTTTGTAGTGCTTGCGCTTATGCTCGTTTCAAAGCTTTTATCCTTTTTAAAATGA
- a CDS encoding sensor histidine kinase, whose protein sequence is MGINLKSQNIKIYAIILLASLFVILLGLNIYSNAKEKIIELSDKNNIAVSKNIVNNFQIWLDERINSLIRASKFIQNADIVDDDEKIAGFIKLFKQNAKEFDLMQLLRDDGEIFVDGEKILEEVMPKSERAGLIWYVETKNTNAPSVNFMQKHKILKGSTLNLCVPVTKQAKFKAALCGVVRIENIFNSIKNFSLAPNSYSFLVTHSGEILTSIPDLALKKEIEEKFKELFLKDEDITSLKIGQNLIQVAEIPTINWFIGAGTNNEEEISALTKEALKNALSLLFAFVALTFLANILHNFMYNKIKKIQDEYETLLTHRAKMSEAGELISGINHQFIQPVNSLKLMLSSCIMLKKEGKLSDEELINLLEKGQSSVKLLSSTIEIFRNFYKSAENVSEFEIQTSIKNLITLMHTELSRANVSVKFSGFNEQKVRQIENIIQQILLILIHNAKDSLVESYKDEPLKRIIDIKFRSFEDKCYIGVYDNGNGVSEQMSEKIFTWLNTTKKQGNGIGLYFAKKLAQEKLNGDVRLVNNAKPTVFELSFDINLKD, encoded by the coding sequence ATGGGTATTAATTTAAAATCACAAAATATTAAAATCTACGCCATCATCTTGCTTGCTAGCCTTTTTGTAATACTTCTTGGGCTAAATATTTATAGCAATGCAAAAGAGAAAATCATAGAGCTATCTGATAAAAATAACATAGCAGTTAGCAAAAATATCGTAAATAACTTTCAAATTTGGCTTGATGAGCGTATAAATTCACTCATTCGTGCGTCAAAATTTATACAAAATGCAGACATCGTAGATGACGATGAAAAGATAGCCGGCTTTATAAAGCTCTTTAAGCAAAACGCAAAAGAATTTGATCTAATGCAGCTTTTAAGGGATGATGGAGAAATTTTTGTAGATGGAGAGAAAATTTTAGAAGAAGTTATGCCAAAGAGCGAAAGAGCAGGGCTTATCTGGTATGTTGAGACAAAAAATACAAATGCCCCAAGCGTAAATTTCATGCAAAAACATAAAATTTTAAAAGGCTCAACTCTAAATTTATGCGTTCCAGTCACAAAACAAGCGAAATTTAAAGCAGCACTTTGTGGCGTCGTGCGTATAGAAAATATCTTTAATAGCATTAAAAATTTTAGCCTTGCGCCAAATTCTTACTCATTTTTAGTGACTCATAGCGGTGAAATTTTAACATCGATACCTGATCTTGCTTTAAAAAAAGAGATCGAGGAAAAATTTAAAGAGTTGTTTTTAAAAGATGAAGACATTACAAGCTTAAAAATAGGACAAAATTTAATCCAAGTAGCTGAGATACCAACGATAAATTGGTTTATAGGAGCTGGCACAAATAATGAAGAGGAAATTTCAGCTTTAACAAAAGAAGCTTTAAAAAATGCTCTAAGCTTGCTCTTTGCCTTCGTTGCGCTCACATTTTTGGCAAATATTCTTCATAATTTTATGTATAACAAGATAAAAAAGATACAAGATGAGTATGAGACATTGCTAACTCATAGAGCCAAAATGAGTGAGGCTGGCGAGCTAATAAGTGGCATCAATCATCAATTCATTCAACCTGTAAATTCGCTAAAACTAATGCTAAGCTCGTGCATAATGTTAAAAAAAGAAGGTAAATTAAGCGATGAGGAGCTAATAAATTTACTTGAAAAAGGGCAAAGCTCAGTCAAACTTCTTTCAAGTACTATTGAAATTTTTAGAAATTTTTACAAAAGCGCTGAAAATGTGAGCGAATTTGAGATACAAACAAGCATTAAAAATCTAATAACTCTCATGCACACAGAGCTTAGTAGGGCAAATGTTAGTGTAAAATTTAGCGGCTTTAATGAACAAAAAGTCCGTCAGATAGAAAATATAATCCAACAAATTTTACTAATCCTAATACACAACGCAAAAGACTCACTTGTCGAAAGCTACAAAGATGAGCCACTAAAACGTATCATCGATATAAAATTTAGAAGCTTTGAAGATAAGTGCTACATCGGAGTTTATGACAATGGAAATGGCGTAAGCGAGCAAATGAGCGAGAAAATTTTTACTTGGCTAAATACCACCAAAAAGCAAGGAAATGGCATAGGGCTTTATTTCGCTAAAAAGCTAGCGCAAGAAAAGCTAAATGGTGACGTAAGACTCGTAAATAACGCAAAGCCAACGGTATTTGAGCTAAGTTTTGATATAAATTTAAAGGACTAA
- a CDS encoding response regulator transcription factor, whose protein sequence is MQEVLEILKKTSVLVVEDDDMARELIVSGLKPYCEQVIGACNGQDGVEKFKKQGFDIVMSDIHMPVLNGFEMMNEMKRTKPHQKFIVFTSYDSDENLIKSMEEGAMLFLKKPIDMKDLRSMLISLSFERDEKLVYLSDEVSINLKREKIYKNGIEIYLSFLQNKIFWLFAYNLNKLVTYEMIEEFVYESDVSKAAIQNVILRLKRELGVKFKNISESGYILITKSE, encoded by the coding sequence ATGCAAGAAGTCTTAGAAATTTTAAAAAAGACGTCCGTCTTGGTAGTCGAAGATGACGATATGGCAAGAGAGCTTATTGTTAGCGGGCTTAAGCCTTATTGCGAGCAGGTAATTGGTGCTTGCAATGGACAAGATGGCGTGGAGAAATTTAAAAAGCAAGGCTTTGATATCGTGATGAGCGATATTCACATGCCAGTGCTTAATGGCTTTGAGATGATGAATGAGATGAAACGTACAAAGCCGCACCAAAAATTTATCGTCTTTACCTCTTATGATAGCGATGAAAATTTGATAAAAAGCATGGAGGAAGGGGCGATGCTTTTTTTAAAAAAGCCTATTGATATGAAAGATCTTAGATCAATGCTTATTAGTTTAAGTTTTGAACGAGATGAAAAGCTGGTTTATTTAAGCGATGAGGTGAGTATAAATTTAAAAAGAGAGAAAATTTATAAAAATGGCATTGAAATTTATCTTAGCTTTTTGCAAAATAAGATATTTTGGCTCTTTGCTTATAATCTAAATAAGCTAGTTACTTATGAGATGATAGAAGAATTTGTCTATGAGAGCGATGTTAGCAAGGCGGCTATCCAAAATGTGATACTTCGTCTAAAGCGTGAGCTTGGCGTGAAATTTAAAAATATCAGCGAAAGCGGATATATTTTAATCACAAAATCTGAATGA
- a CDS encoding hydroxymethylpyrimidine/phosphomethylpyrimidine kinase, whose translation MKKILIIAGSCNSGTAGLQADIKTCARLNCYSATAVTSLVAETTDAVKSVVCLEPSFVKDQLNTLAEEFSFDAIKIGMLFSEEIMEVVREFLLTQNTKVVLDPVCVSKSGHKLIKDSAVAKLKELMSLATVTTPNLDEANVLFGDNYKDLPCDVIVKKHISKDSSIDTLYKKDGSLRNFKTPLVNPLVMSGTGCSFSTALACFLAKGKSLEESIQLSKEYICSIIKESIDTRLGKNRLLWHGAK comes from the coding sequence ATGAAAAAAATTCTAATCATCGCAGGCTCTTGTAATAGTGGCACAGCTGGGCTTCAAGCAGATATAAAAACATGTGCTAGGCTTAATTGTTATAGTGCAACAGCGGTAACTTCTTTGGTCGCTGAGACTACGGATGCCGTAAAAAGCGTGGTTTGCTTAGAGCCTAGTTTTGTCAAAGATCAGCTAAATACGCTTGCGGAAGAATTTAGCTTTGATGCGATTAAGATAGGTATGTTATTTAGCGAAGAGATTATGGAAGTGGTGCGTGAGTTTTTACTAACTCAAAACACTAAAGTAGTGCTTGATCCAGTTTGCGTCTCAAAAAGCGGACACAAGCTTATAAAAGATAGTGCGGTGGCAAAACTAAAAGAGCTAATGAGCTTAGCTACAGTAACTACTCCAAATTTAGATGAGGCAAATGTGCTTTTTGGCGATAATTATAAAGATTTGCCTTGTGATGTTATCGTAAAGAAACATATCAGCAAAGATAGCAGTATAGACACACTTTATAAAAAAGATGGTTCGCTAAGAAATTTTAAAACCCCACTTGTTAATCCGCTTGTAATGAGTGGAACTGGTTGTAGCTTCTCAACTGCACTTGCTTGCTTTTTAGCAAAGGGCAAGAGCTTAGAGGAGTCTATACAACTTTCAAAAGAGTATATTTGCTCTATCATAAAAGAGAGCATTGATACAAGGCTTGGCAAAAATCGCTTACTTTGGCATGGAGCGAAGTAA
- a CDS encoding RDD family protein: protein MAKQKAKIAPIWARAKAFIIDLFIIGMPIFYATTYLVLDGKEAFLHNQIAIFGANSLISLIMCLFFSIKAQTPGYKAQEIYLINLKTGRKLSFFHTILRQICFAFAGFSILGLCLCFFRKDKLNLHDIITHSAAVQRSEE from the coding sequence TTGGCAAAGCAAAAGGCAAAAATCGCACCTATTTGGGCTAGAGCAAAGGCCTTTATCATCGATCTTTTTATCATCGGTATGCCGATATTTTATGCGACAACATATCTTGTGCTTGATGGCAAAGAGGCATTTTTGCATAACCAAATTGCCATTTTTGGTGCAAATAGCCTGATCTCGCTTATAATGTGCCTTTTTTTTAGCATAAAAGCACAAACTCCAGGCTACAAAGCACAAGAAATTTATCTAATAAACCTAAAAACCGGTAGAAAACTAAGCTTTTTTCACACCATCTTGCGCCAAATTTGCTTTGCCTTTGCTGGCTTTAGCATACTTGGACTTTGCCTTTGTTTCTTTAGAAAAGATAAACTAAATCTGCACGACATCATCACTCACTCAGCTGCCGTGCAAAGATCAGAGGAATAA
- the purM gene encoding phosphoribosylformylglycinamidine cyclo-ligase — protein MISYKDAGVDIDAGNSFVEAIKPFVKSTQTPNVIGGIGSFSGAVRLPSGYKNPAILGATDGVGTKLRLAIDAKKFDGVGEDLVAMCVNDLICNFATPLFFLDYYATAKLEIESAKEVVKSIANGCKKAQCALIGGETAEMPSMYEKGDFDLAGFAVGIAEADEIDRSKFVKSGDVLVALPSSGLHSNGFSLARKVVSELGLKFDEKVDKRKLIDVLLEPTRIYVSDFLSLKDKITAMAHITGGGIVENLPRVFPAGLGAKVQKSTIKTPEIFKIIAQKVEESEMMRTFNMGVGMILVVPKENVNAVLASSDGYVIGEVVNGKGVELV, from the coding sequence ATGATAAGCTATAAAGATGCTGGAGTGGATATAGATGCTGGAAATAGCTTTGTTGAGGCGATAAAGCCTTTCGTAAAATCTACACAAACACCAAACGTTATAGGCGGCATTGGGTCATTTTCAGGAGCGGTCAGACTACCAAGCGGATATAAAAATCCTGCTATTTTGGGGGCGACTGATGGTGTCGGCACAAAGCTTCGCCTAGCTATCGATGCTAAGAAATTTGATGGCGTGGGCGAGGATCTAGTCGCAATGTGCGTAAATGACCTCATCTGTAACTTCGCTACACCACTCTTTTTCCTCGACTACTACGCAACAGCAAAGCTCGAGATAGAGAGCGCCAAAGAGGTGGTAAAAAGCATCGCAAATGGCTGCAAAAAGGCGCAATGCGCACTTATCGGCGGCGAGACAGCGGAGATGCCATCGATGTATGAAAAAGGCGACTTCGATCTTGCTGGATTCGCCGTTGGTATCGCTGAGGCTGATGAGATCGATAGGAGCAAATTTGTAAAATCTGGTGATGTTTTAGTCGCGCTTCCTAGCAGTGGCCTGCACTCAAATGGCTTTTCTCTTGCAAGAAAAGTTGTTAGCGAGCTTGGACTAAAATTTGATGAAAAAGTGGACAAGCGCAAACTCATCGATGTGCTTCTTGAACCAACAAGAATTTATGTGAGCGACTTTTTAAGTTTAAAAGATAAGATCACAGCAATGGCTCACATCACCGGTGGTGGCATAGTTGAAAACTTGCCTCGCGTCTTCCCTGCTGGACTTGGTGCAAAAGTACAAAAAAGCACTATAAAAACGCCTGAAATTTTTAAAATCATCGCTCAAAAAGTAGAAGAAAGCGAGATGATGAGAACCTTTAACATGGGCGTTGGCATGATATTAGTTGTGCCTAAAGAAAATGTCAATGCTGTCCTAGCTAGCAGCGATGGCTACGTGATAGGCGAAGTAGTAAATGGCAAAGGTGTAGAGCTAGTTTAA
- the coaE gene encoding dephospho-CoA kinase (Dephospho-CoA kinase (CoaE) performs the final step in coenzyme A biosynthesis.), whose product MQKFPNAYVITGSIASGKSMAINLLKERDFSVIDADVIAHEQLEICKCEIVEFFGKQILDETGKIERKKLGAIVFNDPKKLKILEQILHPKIKEEILSCATKLECLGQVYFVDIPLFFEKEDRYAEFKNVALIYAPKELLLSRLMSRNGISLEDAKARVELQMDIEQKRKKANFIIDNSGDKENLEQELEKFLRQIYG is encoded by the coding sequence TTGCAAAAATTCCCAAACGCTTATGTCATTACAGGCTCTATTGCTAGCGGTAAAAGTATGGCTATAAATTTGCTAAAAGAACGAGACTTTAGCGTGATTGATGCGGACGTGATCGCTCATGAACAGCTTGAAATTTGTAAATGTGAGATAGTGGAATTTTTTGGCAAGCAAATTTTAGATGAGACTGGCAAGATAGAGCGCAAAAAACTAGGTGCCATTGTTTTTAATGATCCAAAAAAATTAAAAATTTTAGAGCAAATTTTGCATCCAAAGATAAAGGAAGAAATTTTATCTTGCGCTACAAAGCTTGAGTGCTTGGGGCAGGTTTATTTTGTAGATATCCCTTTGTTTTTTGAAAAAGAGGATCGCTACGCTGAGTTTAAAAATGTAGCCTTGATCTACGCACCAAAAGAGCTTTTGCTAAGCCGCCTAATGAGCAGAAATGGTATAAGTTTAGAGGATGCAAAAGCTAGAGTAGAGCTTCAGATGGATATTGAGCAAAAGCGAAAAAAAGCAAATTTTATAATAGATAATAGTGGCGATAAAGAAAATTTGGAGCAAGAACTAGAGAAATTTCTAAGGCAAATTTATGGCTGA
- the dapF gene encoding diaminopimelate epimerase yields MQVSKYNASGNDFVIFHTFLSKDRSKLARQICSRTNGVGADGLIVLLPYEKGVKWEFYNSDGSYAAMCGNGSRAAARYAHLNGLVSSSEFVLLTGSGEVMASVKGECIEVVLTSPKILSEPLNENGKTWYFYDTGVPHLVNFTQDLDEFDVKECRALRQKYNANVNLAKFEGEVLKVRTYERGVEYETLACGTGMAACFYGATLNLNAAQCLKVYPKSGEELGLRLESGKILFSGAVKHCFDTSIEI; encoded by the coding sequence ATGCAAGTTTCAAAGTACAACGCTAGCGGCAATGATTTTGTCATATTTCATACATTTTTGAGCAAAGATAGAAGTAAGCTAGCAAGGCAAATTTGCAGCAGAACGAACGGTGTGGGAGCTGACGGGCTAATAGTACTTTTGCCTTACGAAAAGGGTGTGAAATGGGAGTTTTACAACAGCGACGGAAGCTACGCTGCGATGTGTGGCAACGGCTCTCGTGCTGCTGCTAGATATGCCCATCTAAACGGCCTTGTTAGTTCAAGCGAATTTGTCTTGCTAACTGGTAGCGGCGAAGTGATGGCAAGCGTGAAAGGTGAGTGCATTGAGGTCGTACTAACAAGTCCAAAAATTTTAAGTGAACCGCTAAATGAAAACGGCAAAACTTGGTATTTTTACGACACAGGCGTGCCTCATCTTGTAAATTTCACGCAAGACTTAGATGAATTTGACGTCAAAGAGTGTAGGGCACTTCGTCAAAAGTACAATGCAAATGTAAATTTAGCCAAATTTGAGGGCGAAGTTTTAAAGGTGAGAACCTACGAAAGGGGCGTGGAGTACGAGACGCTAGCTTGTGGCACTGGCATGGCGGCTTGCTTTTACGGAGCTACTTTAAATTTAAACGCAGCGCAATGCTTAAAAGTCTATCCAAAAAGCGGCGAGGAGCTTGGCCTTAGACTAGAAAGCGGCAAAATTTTATTTAGCGGAGCGGTGAAACACTGCTTTGACACGAGTATTGAAATTTAG
- the rplT gene encoding 50S ribosomal protein L20 yields MARVKTGVVRRRRHKKVLNLARGFFSARHKHFRKAKEQLERSLVYAYRDRRQKKRDFRRLWIVRINAACRLNDISYSRFINGLNKANIELDRKILADLAMNDAKAFAALAKQAKNALK; encoded by the coding sequence ATGGCAAGAGTAAAAACGGGCGTAGTTAGAAGAAGACGCCATAAGAAAGTTTTAAATCTAGCACGTGGCTTTTTCAGTGCTAGACACAAACACTTTAGAAAAGCTAAAGAGCAACTAGAGAGAAGTTTAGTTTATGCATACCGCGATAGACGCCAGAAAAAACGTGATTTCAGACGTTTATGGATCGTTCGTATCAACGCAGCTTGCAGATTAAACGACATTAGCTATTCAAGATTTATTAACGGCTTAAACAAAGCTAATATAGAACTTGATAGAAAAATTTTAGCTGATCTAGCTATGAATGACGCGAAGGCATTTGCGGCACTTGCAAAACAAGCAAAAAATGCTTTAAAATAA
- the rpmI gene encoding 50S ribosomal protein L35 encodes MPKMKTVRGAAKRFKVGKNKIKRGSAFRSHILTKKPSKRMRDLRGPHYVDSTNVSAVRKMLGV; translated from the coding sequence ATGCCAAAGATGAAAACCGTTCGCGGTGCTGCTAAGCGCTTTAAAGTAGGTAAAAATAAGATAAAAAGAGGCTCTGCTTTTAGAAGCCATATCTTAACAAAAAAACCTAGTAAGCGTATGAGAGACCTTCGTGGGCCACACTATGTGGATAGCACAAACGTCTCAGCCGTTCGCAAAATGCTCGGCGTATAA